The Phaseolus vulgaris cultivar G19833 chromosome 5, P. vulgaris v2.0, whole genome shotgun sequence genomic interval TCCATAAGGTCTTACAAGAATTCCACCAATACACTCAGGAGAAACAACAAAAGTTCTAAGTCCTTACAAATTAACACAACTTCCAATCTAAAACATAACTTGCCATAGGTTTTGAGTTAACTTTCTCATTTCAacttaattttacaaaaaaaaggAACATCACATCTCAGCAAATAGTTAGAGAAATAGCTAATCTATCGCTTGGAACCAGACAAATAGTAAAATCTTGTTATAGATAAAATTACTTTATGTTTATTAAACAGCCTACTAGTTTTTATATCCTCCAATTATCTTCCTTTGAGTTTTTTCATAACAAGACGGGGATGCCTTAAAAAATAACAGGAAAATTTCTTAATATCATGTAAAAAAACCTATACATATATAGTTCTGTCACAAGTGTAAATGATTATTTAATCCAGCAAATTAAGGCTATTGCCACGAATTAAAAGCCATTGCCTCACTCTTCAAAATTCAATCCATGTTTCTCTCCAAGGCAACAAGTTAAATGGCAAGCTTAACATGCTCAGTTCAAGCAGCATATTCCATTTCCTTATCTTTCTTGGCTTCATAATCAAAGAAGAAGGAAGGAAAAATATCATGGTCCATTGCATAAAGTCCATGAATCTTTGTTTAGTTGGGACCCCAGCAACTCAAGTACATGACAGTTCTCAAAGACTCCTCTGACTGCTTAGCTTTCTCATCTTTGAATTTTGCAGAAGCCATGGCAGAGGATTGAGAAGAAAGCTTCTTGGTGTGAGACAAAGATCTCATATTATGTTTAGCATGTTGCTGTGCTGATCTCAACACGCTGTTCCACCTGCAGATGCCCTGGTCCTTCAAGGCCTCCACCACTCCAACACTTGCAGCCACGGTCCAAGTCCAAGCACGGCTTGTAGAACTCATTCTTGACTCTTAGAACAACTACAAAGCAGATGATgctaaagtgtttttttttttttgtgtgtgtgcgGATTGTAAGAACAAGGTAGTGTGAAAGTTTGATCTGTTTATGGAGAATATTGATGGGCTGAAGATGAGTGAATGGGGTGGGTGAAGACTGTTGTTATATAGACAGTGGAAACACAGACGCTAGTTTAGTTTGTGTGAAAAACCAGAGGTGAAAAGGCACACGGTTTTGGTTTGTGAGGTGTGTTGTGTGTGTTTTGGTTGTTAGATCATATAAGGAAGGATCATGTTGTAGGACCACACAACTTCAACTTGCACCTGCCAATGCTGGATTATTACTCATTGGAAGCGACAAAAGACTATGGCTTTTTTTAGTGAAGGACAGAAGATGATAATGCTTACGTGTTTTTGAGTGGTTTATCAGACAACTGAGACAACTGAGTACATTGTGTTTTTTATAAGGAGAATCGTACAGTACAGAACATAAGTTTGATAACAGGTGAAGCCAAAAACCATTAGAGAGAATGAAAGTAGCTGGTATACATATCAATTGGTGTGGCCAAAATACCTGGACCTTATCACATATGGATTAACCTTAGCAATGTACGAGTGGATCAGAACTGGATAAGAGATATATACGAGAGATAAACCATTtcataagaaattaaaaaaactggTGCTCACATATTAACTTATTAACATGTAATGTTCATTTTGTTTTCAGAGTGAAATCCTAATTGTgctattaaataaagaaaactaGCTGCATGAGATTCTTGGTCACTAATATGAGGAAAATCCATGCACTGTGTTAAATGGTCTGGTGGTAATAAAATCCAGAGTATTGCATGAACGAATGAAAGGTTGAATCAGAATTTGTGTTCAGAGAAATTTAATCATTTCtatctttaatttaataaaatagtgtatttacaattttttactCCATATCATTTCCTTACCTTTGTTTTAGTGTTTTGAGAGTGAGATAAGCTCTTgtttgcctttttttttttcttcctgaTGTTTCAATTGAAGTGCTCAGATTTAAGAGTTATGTGCAAATCGATTTCTATAATGAACTAaacttcaaattaattttatacttATCTTGGATAAAGAAACAGAAACACAAATTGTGGGCAACAGGATACTCTTTATTTTCAATCTTTATGTTCATTTacatttctttattatttatttttcattttcagtACCTCATTTTACATCTATCAATTTTTGGGTttattttggataaaaaaaatatatttctcttCTATCCCAACACCCCTAGTGTAAAAAGAaacttatttttcattttacttACCAAAAAAATCATGTCACACTTATCACAAGTGATTAGTGCCATAAAGAACACCTGTGTGATTTAAATATATGTATTGGTTTCATAGTAAGATAGgattatattttgtaaaaatatattaacccATAATAGGCTTTTGCTTGGGAATTACGTAGGAATATAGCATAGGATAGTGTtggttaaataaattaaattgtgTTGACATCTTATTTTGATTTGAGACTCACTTTAAGAAAGCTTTAGAAATAAAAACTGTAAGAAATATATACATTTCTGTAGGTACCAAAACTTTAGGAGTCTAAAAAAGTGAAATCACACAAATTTGGAAGTTTTTTTATGTGACAATTTaaacttatatataataattagatTTTCACTCAATTGGTTAGAATTTTattacaaatagaaaaatatcttaaataaaaattatagagGATACAATAATTAAGCACACCTATTAAATATGATGTCTATTCAATTGGTCTTATCTTGGTACTCAACAAAATCGTAACACACACCAACCACTGTAACCATcaaaattttgcaaaatcagtTCACCAACAGCAGGATGTTATGAACACGCATCAGGCCACCATTAATTCATAGACGTACGTGACTGATCAGTGGCATATCATATCTTGGTGGTAATATGAATCATATAATGCTCAAAGTCTAAGAATTGGGACCCCAAGTACTCAAATACATCACTGTTCTAAGAGACTCCTCTGCCTTGCTTCTCTTCTCATCTCTCAGCTTATTTGAAATTGctgaagaagaggaagaagaagaagaagaagaaggaaaagtCAGTTTCTTGGCCTGAGTTGCTGACCCTATTTGGTTCTTGGCATGTTGAGCCACAGATTTCATTGTGTTGTTCATTTTGCAGTAGCCTTGATCCTTCAACGTCTCCACTACTCCAACAGTGGTTGCAACAACCACCAAAGCTCCACGATTTGCACACATGTTAAGTTATCCTTTAGTGTGTATTCTGATATGAGTTGAAGTTACTAAGTGTGAATGTGATTTGGTGCTTATATAGATTAAAGATGGAGGCTTGGAGGGGAAAAACCGGTTGCTATTTTGGTTGTAATAGGTGGTTTGAATTGTGTGGTTTTTGTCTTCACTCTGCATATCTTAGTTGCCACATTCACATCTCTTGTGTGTCTTTAATGATTCTCTTTTGTCTTCATACAGCTGAGAAGCTTTGGTTGAATATGCATATTCTAATTATTTGTGGCGGCTGCAACTTCCATTATTAAGAGGCTTTTGCACATGGTTTTGCTTGAAGCCCATAATATAACAATTTTGGACCCGTAGTTTGGGAGTGCTTTTTTAGCGCCGATGCTTTCAACTGTAGAAAGAAATATCTTTTCATTAATTACAATTATAAACGGATGACTTTACACCCTTCAATAGTTATCAaaagttacatttttattatttattcaattataAAGATTTGGTGGGAGCATATAAATACCAATCCAACActattataatatatgtttatttaaCATTCTCCACTTACACTGTTAAATAAACTTGTCTTTAATACATAGGAAGCATAAGGGCCCAGAAAGTTCTACATCTTATCTTATTCTATatacattataaattttaatttcaatattcttaattcttatctttctacaaataaataaatttattccaCATGAAACTCTAAAATCAACATGACCAAATACCTTAGGAGTAATATTACTCATATAATTTCCATATatccaacaatttttttaacataatataattaatgtaattACAATATGAAATGTTACTTTAACTAATATGATAATCTTTCTTAATTTAGGTGcagtattaaaattataaagtattaaaattataaatattccaCACCAATTAAAGTAAATATACACATTAAACAATGTTTATTATCTTCACCTACCTCATATCAAATTCTAACATAGAATCAGAATATCTTTTACAAATATCTCCACCTTCAGCGACCGAATATCAAAGACCTTGTAATATATTTAACTAGATTATCCCGCAAAAGTGAAGTACTTTCCAATCCAAGAAGAACAAAagtataaaattgtaattatttattaaaaaaccaTAAATATCATAATAAATTACCGTATAACCTATagatatacattttttaaaacactcagttaaaatttaattagctatatttttataaaaatttgataaaaaataattattttagttttatttaaaaaattgacaaaaaattcgttattttggtttatttttctttaaagtgtgtataactaatttttaagagttaaatttatttatcacatcctgcatttatctatttatcactattattattgatgatgatAGTTTAAATAGGTCAGGTTTTAAAGacgttataaaaaaatttgcgTATAACAATGTGTTAATTATGTtagttattaataattaaagttaAATGAGTTTTTCATTATTGTATATGAGTAATCTTAGTTTTGATATTAATGAAAGGGCTTATCATTCAATTCTCGTAACGTGAAATCATTAATATTTGTCTTCTGTTTAATTACTTGTGTATCTAAATAAAGGTTGCATGAGTATTCAAATGATATGTAATGTTCAGTTAATAGGcgacttatatatatatatatatatatatatatatatattagcttaaaaataaatagtttgtatATTCTAAAATTCTTAGGATTGGAGAAATAAAATAAGGCAAAATATTATACAGGTGGAAAATTAAAATTCTCTCAGTCAACATCACTATTGACTTGCatgcaccatatcactgcaccaATTTCAATACACGgtgaatatttttaaataaagtaaGGAACAAATAAAATACATTTCGAATGTATTTTTGTAGAATATATTTTCAGATTATTTTTTCTAGAACAATTTTTTTGTATTGtagattttcttttaaataggattttgatttctaaattttattctgaatttttatttctaaaacaaaataatatcttTCAAATCTGTTTGTCCACAATGTAGTATttccaattttaaattttatttttgaaatgaaagatatttttagaaatttaaaaatatgtaggGTGCAGGTTAAGAAAGGTTGAGTGTAGGAAGAATTTTTCCTAATGACCGTATGAGATAAGGGTCCATGGTGCTTCGTCGTAGGATCCAAACTAGACCCAAATCATATTCAAATGAGGGCAATTGCACTCTCCATCCAATGATTTTAGGGTGTTTATTCCATAACTTCTAACAAATTTGTTCATGCACCccattttttgaaaaaaaaaaactattttactaTTTGTGAAAATGacttctagatttttttttttcagaacaCTCTTCTGGAattcatgaatttttttatgaaaaatattttgaccaTTTCACCTGATTgagatgcaggaagaaatttgataGAATGTAGAAAGAAATACTCTAATATTATAccaatgattttttattttatactaatgATTTTATACTTCTACccaatcaatttttaaaattataaatgattttagaccaatgattttttattttagaccaatgattttaaatttgccatccaatcaaattttgaaattataaaattatccTTTCAATATGCTAAAAGGTAGAATTAGCCGTAAAAAAAAGTGACGGTGATGAACACTAAATAGTGTCAACAAAacctttattattaaaaaaagaaaatgattttttgaCACTCATATTCCACCCTACAtctcaataaatattaatattttaatcattttaattttaaaagttattttaatattttacattttgtttatattttcattaaggagattttttctttttttaaatttttttattacaaatattaatattttgttgtgtGTGTAAAGTGGAGCAAGgtgtaaaaatattatcaccttaaaataattaa includes:
- the LOC137835494 gene encoding uncharacterized protein, yielding MSSTSRAWTWTVAASVGVVEALKDQGICRWNSVLRSAQQHAKHNMRSLSHTKKLSSQSSAMASAKFKDEKAKQSEESLRTVMYLSCWGPN